In Clostridium ljungdahlii DSM 13528, the genomic window AATTTAACAATATAGAGCTGGCTATAAAACATGCTAAACAGATGGAGGAAGAAGGGGCAGATATAATAGATGTAGGTGGAGAATCTACAAGACCAAGCTATGATCCTGTATCTGAGCAGGAAGAACTAGAAAGAGTTATTCCAATAATAGGCAAATTAAGTAGGTGTGTAGACATTCCTATTTCTATAGATACATATAAGGGAAAAGTTGCAGAAGAATCTATAAAAGCAGGAGCATCCTTAATAAATGATGTTTGGGGATTTAAAAGAGACCCTTATATGGCAGAAGTAGCTGCACATTATAGAGTTCCTTGCTGTTTGATGCACAACAGAGATAATAGAAATTATACAAATTTGATGAATGACGTATTAAATGATTTACAGGAAAGCATAGATATAGCGTTAAAAGCTGGAGTTGACCCCAAAAATATAATAACAGATCCAGGCATAGGTTTTGCTAAAGATTATGAACAAAATTTAGCTGTTATGAATCAGTTAGAAAGGCTTTCAGAACTAGGATATCCAGTACTCTTAGGAACTTCTAGAAAATCAATGGTAGGAAAGGCATTAGATCTCCCGGTAAATGAAAGAATAGAAGGAACTGTAGCTACTACAGTAATAGGAATAATGAAAAAGTGTGATTTTGTAAGGGTTCATGATGTAAAGGAAAACAAAAGAGCTGCAGTAATGGCAGATGCAATAATAAGAAGGTAGCTCTGCTAAGTGAATTAAATCACTTGTGCAATGCCAGCTTAAATGATATAATCTTGATATTTAATTAACTAAGTATGTTTCAGGGGAAGGAGAAATATTGGGTAAGCTTTTTTAAACTCAATATACATTTATCATGGATGAAAAAAAGATTAGAGAAGCAGTAAAAATGATGCTTGAAGCTATAGGAGAAGATCCTGAAAGAGAAGGATTGGTTGAGACGCCTGATAGAATTGCTAGAATGTATAAAGAGATATTTGAAGGATTGGATGAAAGTCCTGAAAAGCATTTGAGAAAAGTATTTACTGTAGATAGTGATGATATTGTACTTGAAAAAGATATAACATTTTACTCCATGTGTGAGCACCATCTTCTGCCATTTTACGGAAAAGCACATATAGCGTATATACCTGATGGCAAAGTTGTAGGATTAAGTAAACTGGCTAGAACTGTTGAAGTTTTTGCAAAAAGACTTCAACTTCAAGAGAGAATGTCTGCTCAAATTGCTGATGCAATGATGAAATATGTAAAAGTTAAGGGAGTTATGGTTGTAGTTGAAGCGGAGCATATGTGTATGACTATGAGGGGAATAAAAAAACCTGGAAGTAAGACTGTTACAGCAGTTGCTAGGGGACTTTTTAAAAGTGAACCTAGACTTAGGGATGAAGTTTATAGAATGATAAATATGGAATAGAGCGTGGTGCTGAATTTGGAAAAAGTTAATGCTATTTTAAAAAACCGTAAGTTTTGTACCTATTTATCTAAAATTAATAAGCTTGAAGAAAGTAGAAAGTATTGTAAACACAATATTCAACATTTACTGGATGTGGCTAGAATTACTTATATAAAAGTGTTGGAAGAAAATATTCATGTAAAAAAAGAAATTATATATGCAGCTGCTCTGCTGCATGATATAGGAAGATGGCAGCAATATGAAGAGGGTATACCTCATGAATTAGCTAGTATTAAGTTAGGAAAAGATATTTTGGATGAGTGCGGCTTTGACAATGAAGAAGAAAAAGAAATATTTGATTTGATAAGTAATCACAGAAAAAAAGATTCTGATAGTTTACTTCAAAGTATATTTTATGATAGTGACAAAGCATGTAGAAATTGTTTTATGTGTAAAGCTGTTTCAGAGTGTAATTGGCCAGATGAAAAGAAAAACTATAGTATTGAATATTAATTGGTTTTAGTTAGGGGATGTTTTGTATGGATATCATATATGTAGAGGATTTAGAAGTATATGCCTATCATGGCGTAAATCAAGCTGAAAAAGATATGGGGCAGAGGTTTCTTATATCACTACAAATATTTTTAAATTTAAGTGAAGCAGGAAAAAGTGATGACCTGAGTAAAACTATTAATTACGCTAAATTATGCTGTGAAGTAGAGGAAGAATTTAAAAGGGAAAAATATGATCTTATTGAAAAGTCTGCAGAGTCACTAGCTAATTTTATATTGAAAAAATATATAGCAGTAGAAAAAGTGACAGTTAAAATAAAAAAGCCCTGGGCGCCTATAGGAAAGCCATTAAAGTGGGTAGCGGTAGAAATAAATAGGCGCTGGCATACAGCTTATATTTCAATTGGTTCTAATTTAGGTGATAAAGAAAAAAATATAAAAGATGCCGTAGATATAATAGATTCTTCACATTATAATAATGTAACAAAAGTATCTAAATTATATGAAACTAAACCTGTGGGATATTTAGATCAGGATAATTTTTTAAATGGTGCTCTAGAGGTTAAAACCTTAATGGAGCCCGAAGATTTAATGGATTTTTTGTTAGAGGTAGAGAAAAAATTAAAAAGGGAGAGAATAATAAAATGGGGACCTAGAACTATAGACTTGGATGTAATATTATATGATAATTTAGTTACATCAGAAGAAAAGATTATACTTCCCCATCCAAGAATGCATGAGAGATTATTTGTTTTAAAGCCATTGTCAGATATTGCACCTTATGTTATTCACCCTGTTTTAAATGATAGAATCATAAATTTGACTCATGAATTAGAAAAAACACAAGAATTATAAAGTTTTAAGTTAAAAATAATTTTGCATATAGTTTATATGCAAAATTATTTTTTTATACTATATTTTGTTGTGCAGTTTTAAGTCACAGTAATAAATATACGATATATAACCATAATGTAAATTTAGCAAAGAATGGGAGTGGTTTCATGACAGAAAAGATATTAAAACCTCCAGTAGAGGTTTTGTATAAAGAAGAAATTGCAGCTTTAAAGAAAAATGATGATGGAATAAAACCAGAAAATTGGATACTGTCACCAAAAGCTGTGAGAAAATTTATACTCGGAAGTTTAGAACCTTTAACATATAGAAATAAAAAAATATACATAAATAAAAAGTTTTTTGGAAATGATTCTCTGGTTGAAAGATGTATTATAACCCTTGCAGGAAATAGAGGACTTATGCTTGTTGGAGAACCAGGTACTGCAAAAACAATGTTATCTGAGTTATTATCTGCGGCGATATGTGGCTGCAGCACCAACACTGTTCAAGGTACAGCTGGAACTACTGAAGATATGATTAAGTATTCATGGAATTATGCAATGCTTTTAGCAAAAGGACCAACATCTGAAGCTTTAGTTAAAGCACCACTTTTTGTTGGAATGGAGAAGGGAATTATCACGAGATTTGAAGAGATAACAAGGTGTCCATCAGAAATTCAAGATAGTTTAATAAGTATATTAAGTGATAAGGTACTTAATATACCAGAACTTGGTGAAAGTGAAGGATTACTATTTGCAAAACCTGGATTTAATGTAATAGGTACTGCAAATACACGTGATAAAGGTGTTAATGAAATGAGTAGTGCTTTAAAAAGAAGATTTAATTTTGAAACCATATTTCCTATAAAAGATGTTTCACTGGAAGCAAAAATAATAGTAAATGAAGTTGAAAAACTTAAAAACCAAAACAACATAAAAATGGAAGTGGATGAGGATGTTGTAGAACTTTTGGCCTCAACTTTCCATGAGCTGAGAGAAGGAATATCTTCAAATGGTATAAGGATAGATAAGCCTTCTTCAGTTATGAGTACAGCAGAAGCCGTATCTGTTTATTACCAGACAATGATAACAGCTTATTACTATGGAGATTCGA contains:
- the folP gene encoding dihydropteroate synthase, giving the protein MDKVITIGKKDFQIGKRTYIMGILNVTPDSFSDGGKFNNIELAIKHAKQMEEEGADIIDVGGESTRPSYDPVSEQEELERVIPIIGKLSRCVDIPISIDTYKGKVAEESIKAGASLINDVWGFKRDPYMAEVAAHYRVPCCLMHNRDNRNYTNLMNDVLNDLQESIDIALKAGVDPKNIITDPGIGFAKDYEQNLAVMNQLERLSELGYPVLLGTSRKSMVGKALDLPVNERIEGTVATTVIGIMKKCDFVRVHDVKENKRAAVMADAIIRR
- the folE gene encoding GTP cyclohydrolase I FolE → MDEKKIREAVKMMLEAIGEDPEREGLVETPDRIARMYKEIFEGLDESPEKHLRKVFTVDSDDIVLEKDITFYSMCEHHLLPFYGKAHIAYIPDGKVVGLSKLARTVEVFAKRLQLQERMSAQIADAMMKYVKVKGVMVVVEAEHMCMTMRGIKKPGSKTVTAVARGLFKSEPRLRDEVYRMINME
- a CDS encoding HD domain-containing protein, translated to MEKVNAILKNRKFCTYLSKINKLEESRKYCKHNIQHLLDVARITYIKVLEENIHVKKEIIYAAALLHDIGRWQQYEEGIPHELASIKLGKDILDECGFDNEEEKEIFDLISNHRKKDSDSLLQSIFYDSDKACRNCFMCKAVSECNWPDEKKNYSIEY
- the folK gene encoding 2-amino-4-hydroxy-6-hydroxymethyldihydropteridine diphosphokinase, whose product is MDIIYVEDLEVYAYHGVNQAEKDMGQRFLISLQIFLNLSEAGKSDDLSKTINYAKLCCEVEEEFKREKYDLIEKSAESLANFILKKYIAVEKVTVKIKKPWAPIGKPLKWVAVEINRRWHTAYISIGSNLGDKEKNIKDAVDIIDSSHYNNVTKVSKLYETKPVGYLDQDNFLNGALEVKTLMEPEDLMDFLLEVEKKLKRERIIKWGPRTIDLDVILYDNLVTSEEKIILPHPRMHERLFVLKPLSDIAPYVIHPVLNDRIINLTHELEKTQEL
- a CDS encoding ATP-binding protein, with translation MTEKILKPPVEVLYKEEIAALKKNDDGIKPENWILSPKAVRKFILGSLEPLTYRNKKIYINKKFFGNDSLVERCIITLAGNRGLMLVGEPGTAKTMLSELLSAAICGCSTNTVQGTAGTTEDMIKYSWNYAMLLAKGPTSEALVKAPLFVGMEKGIITRFEEITRCPSEIQDSLISILSDKVLNIPELGESEGLLFAKPGFNVIGTANTRDKGVNEMSSALKRRFNFETIFPIKDVSLEAKIIVNEVEKLKNQNNIKMEVDEDVVELLASTFHELREGISSNGIRIDKPSSVMSTAEAVSVYYQTMITAYYYGDSKINLNSMAQNIMGAALKESRDDLEKIKSYFNVVVKSKAAEGGELWKSYYEARKWIK